AAATGCAAGTTTCTCGGGCAATCTTCTTATCTTATACAATGACTATCAACGCTATTGCATTGTATTTCCAGTTACTATCTTATTTTTGCCTTTTAAGATGTATGTGGCATTCAACCAAGAAAGTTTCTTCATGCCAAAAGTCCCTCCCTTTTCAACTCGTCCTTCAACTCTATGATCTCGTTCTCCGGCAAAATCGCCGTAACTTTCCTTCCTTCACAGACATTCTTGTCACCAGGAAGCACCAAAATAGCCCCTTCTTCGCCTGACTCCGTCGATTCTAAGGCTAAAGCTAACTGGCTTTTGCCCCCTGTACTCGAACTCGTAAAAGTTCCCTTCGTCAAGGTTCACAAAGGTCAAATTTGCACCATACACAATGAAGTCAGACAGTCCTTGCTCTTTCTCCATTATTTCATCGATCTTTTTTCGCTCGTCCAATGCTCTGGTTTTCAACAATGTTGCTAGCTCACTAGGCGTGACCTCCTCTATAGGAAATTCAGCCTTAACCACACCCACATTTAGGCCATTACCCAGTGTCCCATCTGTCTCATTTTTCCTACTTTTTTCACATATTGTCACAACTTTCGGACCCCGTCCTCTGATTTTGGCTATGCATTGCCAAAGGACAGCGGAAAGTGCCTCGAAAGGCGAAAATTCGGCCCCCTCGCGCCTTAGTTTAGATTGAAGATGACTCAGTTGCGTGCCTGGAATATTAAAGGAGAATGTATTCATGTTGCATTCAGTGATCTTCAACCAATTCTCTCCAACCGGTCCGACCCGTTTGATGCTAAGTGGATCCTCCACATCTCCGGGCTGGATATTGGCACTTGTGGACTTTGTGAGAGATTGGGCCAGAGCAATGGGTCGGCCTGGTCCATTACCAGCCATGGTCTTCCCCAATTGGTTCATGAATCTTGCAGCAGAGAATGCATCGCCAAGTGCATGGGCCCAGCTTAGGCCTACAGCCGTTCCTCCACATTTGAATTTTGTTAGCTGTTCTCATATATAAGAAAATTATCACAAAGACTTTATTTAATTCCactgaaaatatgatattcatACAAAAGAATGCAGAGACAAAATGTATCCAAAAGTGAAAGAAAggttttatataataattattcaacCTGCCCAGCCACATACAGGTAGAAAACATACAAGAGAGTTTGAAGGGATGTAAATACAACAGTCAACAAGGTTGTATGAGAAATCTATTCTTGAATTCTAATTAATGAAATTCCTCCCTCTTGCATTTCTTCAACTTTTCTCTCCCTTGTTTCTTATGAGTTTGGCTGACTCGAAGTAGCCTTCCTAAGGTGTAATAACTGCACTGTGCATGGCTCATGATTTGATGATCAGTGGGCGTGGATGATTAACTTGATGTGGTCAAAACAGACAAGTTTTTGGAAAATCCAAGTTTTATTTCTTCCTGACTAATTTTCTGGGTTCTAGATCTTGTACTAAAAGAACACCAGTTGGTGTACCACAGCTAGCAGTTAGAAAGCTAACCTGTATGAAAACAAGTGGAGAAAATGAAAGCTCGGGGCCGATAATTTGACTGGAGACCAACGCTTTCTCATGAGCATCATCCTTCGTCTCCAGCCATTCCTCCAGTGTTTTGTCACATGACGCTTCGATGAACCTCACGCCACTGTCGTTGCACTTGATGTAAGGCCGGCCCACCTCCGTTCGCCGGAACCGGCCGCAAGAGACCGGGAACTCGTTCAGCCACACGAACATCGGCTCCTTGATGACGAGAGCCGTCAATCCCTCGAATGCTTTGTTGCCAAAGTAATAGATGCAGCGTAGGTAATGGAGCTTCATGGCCAAGTCCATGTTATCGGGCTCGTAAATGGAGTCGGGGACCGTTACGTTTCCCGGCCCGATAGACGATAGCTTGATGTTGTAGATGAGGCCTTCTTCCATGGCTGATGAAACCATTTTAATGCTTTGGTGTTTGCCGttgatatctatatatataaatgaaatTTACGGAATTAATAGGAAGACGAGCTAGGAGGAATGGATATACTCATTTTCAAACTTTGttacataataataatatataatttagtgTTATcgaataaataaacttaaaaaattaCACTAAAATCCCAAAATCTAATAGATATCTTAAGGAGTATAATTAGTCATATTTGCATTAAGGAGTACTTGAAACCatagagatttttttttataatgaattttattttatttttttgaaaaattttatttaagtccaattttagattttttaatGTATATTTTGCTAACTACCACCTAAATATCATTTATTGTCAGCAAATTATTGGAAAAGGAGAGTTAAAGGTATAAAAAGAGATGAAGCATCCATCCGTGTACAGTTGAGAAATATTGATGGCATACGGGGTCCCAAGTTAAATCTCTTTGAATAATTTTTACACGTATCGATCATCATAAATAAACTTTATAATACAACCTTCATAATTGATCGTAGCggatatatatatcatgtaaCTCAATCAGAAAAGCTAgatgtatatgtataattttaatatatttgatCCCATTTAATAACTAAATTACACatcaacaatatatatatatacatatatgtatatatatatgtgtgtgtgtgtgtgtgagcaCGTCTGGTGGACAATTTTGTGTATATTACCGTATTTTAAAAAGAGGTAGCTATGCAATTAATGGAGTCAGCAAAGCCTTTCACGGTTGAATAATTACATATTTTTATAGGAGAAAATTATGGGGGCCCATTCATTATGGTACTGTCCATCTGTAAATTGGTTGTATTCAAAACTGAGAGAGTGATTAACAAGTGAGGACAATTGGCTGAAAAAGCAAAAGATATCAGCCTCACGGCCAACACATGAATGGACTCCATTCCAAATTGACAGTTTAGGCCATCTGCAACTCGTTATGTTATTTTGGTGTAATTAATTTCTACACTGAATAAAAACATATCTTCAATGCatcgatttttaaaaataaaaacttatgtgagacagtTTTActagtcatattttgtgagacagatctcttatttggttcattcatgaaaaaatattactttttatgctaagattcgtgagaccgtctcacaatagatctactcatttttaaattataaactaAAAAGAATAT
This window of the Primulina tabacum isolate GXHZ01 chromosome 4, ASM2559414v2, whole genome shotgun sequence genome carries:
- the LOC142542219 gene encoding LOW QUALITY PROTEIN: protein ECERIFERUM 26-like (The sequence of the model RefSeq protein was modified relative to this genomic sequence to represent the inferred CDS: deleted 1 base in 1 codon) — protein: MVSSAMEEGLIYNIKLSSIGPGNVTVPDSIYEPDNMDLAMKLHYLRCIYYFGNKAFEGLTALVIKEPMFVWLNEFPVSCGRFRRTEVGRPYIKCNDSGVRFIEASCDKTLEEWLETKDDAHEKALVSSQIIGPELSFSPLVFIQLTKFKCGGTAVGLSWAHALGDAFSAARFMNQLGKTMAGNGPGRPIALAQSLTKSTSANIQPGDVEDPLSIKRVGPVGENWLKITECNMNTFSFNIPGTQLSHLQSKLRREGAEFSPFEALSAVLWQCIAKIRGRGPKVVTICEKSRKNETDGTLGNGLNVGVVKAEFPIEEVTPSELATLLKTRALDERKKIDEIMEKEQGLSDFIVYGANLTFVNLDEGNFYEFEYRGQKPVSFSLRIDGVGEEGAILVLPGDKNVCEGRKVTAILPENEIIELKDELKREGLLA